A single region of the Triticum dicoccoides isolate Atlit2015 ecotype Zavitan chromosome 2B, WEW_v2.0, whole genome shotgun sequence genome encodes:
- the LOC119367057 gene encoding proline-rich protein 4-like — protein sequence MAVSRALVLGVLLAIAVANAEAASVVVGQVKCADCTRKNLKAEEAFKDLQVAIKCKNVHRDYESKAVGALDRTGAFSVPLAADLHGADCVAQLHSAASNAPCSGQEPSMIVPVSEGTTFGIMAGANTATPSAASLECASMTLCGPIKKHIIEHFHHKKPMLPKPEPKPQPHPDYGPVPKPEPKPQPQPDYHPVPPTPTYGGGGGGGYHGHH from the exons ATGGCAGTTTCGAGAGCGCTCGTCCTCGGCGTCCTGCTGGCAATCGCGGTCGCCAATGCCGAGGCAGCGTCCGTCGTGGTCGGCCAGGTCAAGTGCGCCGACTGCACCAGGAAGAACTTGAAGGCCGAGGAAGCCTTCAAGG ATCTTCAGGTGGCGATCAAGTGCAAGAACGTCCACCGCGACTACGAGAGCAAGGCGGTGGGTGCCCTGGACCGCACCGGCGCCTTCAGCGTGCCCCTGGCTGCCGACCTCCATGGCGCCGACTGCGTCGCGCAGCTCCACAGCGCTGCCTCCAACGCGCCGTGCTCCGGCCAGGAGCCATCCATGATCGTGCCGGTGTCCGAGGGCACCACCTTCGGCATCATGGCCGGCGCCAACACTGCCACGCCGTCCGCTGCGTCGCTTGAGTGTGCGTCCATGACCCTGTGTGGGCCGATCAAGAAGCACATCATCGAGCACTTCCACCACAAGAAGCCCATgctgcccaagccggagcccaagcccCAGCCCCACCCGGACTATGGCCCCGTGCCCAAACCCGAGCCCAAGCCGCAGCCCCAGCCGGACTACCACCCCGTCCCTCCCACGCCCacctatggcggcggcggcggtggtggatacCACGGCCACCACTGA